From one Streptomyces spiramyceticus genomic stretch:
- a CDS encoding MarR family winged helix-turn-helix transcriptional regulator, giving the protein MKADPAAPACPEPPSAAVGAPVSLAISQTARLHRIAAGRLLRDLGLYPGQEFVMMHLWDAGAVRQSELIKAVGLDPSTVTKMLQRLEQSGHVRRSPDPADRRASLVEATDASCALKTQVEQAWERLEEATLAGLDEPEREELHRLLGLVEANLCPQAREAVEQLCQEEGACEG; this is encoded by the coding sequence ATGAAGGCCGACCCGGCTGCCCCCGCCTGTCCCGAGCCGCCGAGCGCGGCGGTCGGCGCCCCCGTCAGCCTCGCGATCTCACAGACCGCACGGCTCCACCGCATCGCCGCGGGCAGGCTGCTGCGCGACCTCGGCCTCTATCCGGGGCAGGAATTCGTGATGATGCACCTCTGGGACGCGGGTGCGGTGCGGCAGTCCGAGCTCATCAAGGCGGTCGGCCTCGATCCGTCGACGGTGACGAAGATGCTCCAGCGCCTGGAGCAGTCCGGCCATGTACGCCGCTCCCCCGACCCCGCGGACCGCCGCGCCTCACTGGTCGAGGCGACCGATGCGAGCTGCGCGCTGAAGACGCAGGTGGAGCAGGCGTGGGAGCGGCTGGAGGAGGCGACGCTGGCCGGGCTCGACGAGCCGGAGCGGGAAGAACTCCACCGCCTGCTCGGCCTGGTCGAGGCGAACCTGTGCCCGCAGGCGAGGGAGGCGGTGGAGCAGTTGTGTCAGGAGGAAGGGGCGTGCGAGGGGTAG
- a CDS encoding aminotransferase class V-fold PLP-dependent enzyme produces the protein MKPLTLTDVVAAEFAPETTYLNTSSIGLLPRRTVETVKATAEQSATGQGGADAFDCVFAARSSFARIVGVAEERVAVGTAVSVHVGLIAASLPAGAEVLCPEGDFASVVNPFAVRGDLKMRYVPLESLAESVRPGTALVACSAVQSADGRTADLAAVRAAAAAHGARTLVDATQAAGWLPFDAGLFDYTVTGGYKYLMAPRGTSFLTVTEEAQESLTPIHAGWLSGEDIWNSTYGPVQQLARSARRFDEPPPFLSYAGAEHSLALLEEVGIENVRAHNTALAARFREGLVRLGHSPVPGESPIVSTAGLTDKLDALTAEDIVVSVRAGNLRASFHLYNSTADVDRVLDVLAG, from the coding sequence ATGAAGCCTCTTACTCTCACTGACGTGGTGGCGGCGGAGTTCGCGCCGGAGACGACGTACCTCAACACCTCCTCCATCGGGCTGCTGCCCCGACGCACCGTCGAGACCGTCAAGGCCACGGCGGAGCAGAGCGCCACGGGCCAGGGCGGCGCGGACGCCTTCGACTGCGTCTTCGCCGCCCGTTCCTCCTTCGCCCGGATCGTCGGCGTCGCCGAGGAGCGGGTTGCCGTCGGCACCGCCGTGTCCGTGCATGTCGGGCTGATCGCGGCCTCACTGCCCGCCGGAGCCGAAGTCCTGTGTCCCGAGGGCGACTTCGCCTCGGTGGTCAACCCGTTCGCAGTGCGCGGCGACCTCAAGATGCGGTACGTGCCGCTGGAGTCTCTGGCCGAGTCCGTGCGTCCCGGGACTGCCCTGGTGGCGTGCTCGGCGGTGCAGTCCGCCGACGGGCGTACGGCCGACCTGGCCGCCGTACGAGCCGCTGCCGCCGCCCACGGTGCCCGTACGCTCGTCGACGCCACCCAGGCGGCCGGCTGGTTGCCGTTCGACGCCGGGCTCTTCGACTACACCGTCACCGGCGGCTACAAGTACCTGATGGCGCCGCGCGGCACGTCCTTCCTCACCGTCACGGAAGAGGCGCAGGAGTCCCTCACGCCGATTCACGCGGGGTGGCTCTCCGGCGAGGACATCTGGAACAGCACCTACGGTCCGGTGCAGCAACTCGCGCGCAGCGCCCGCCGGTTCGACGAGCCGCCGCCCTTCCTGTCGTACGCCGGCGCCGAGCACTCCCTCGCACTCCTGGAGGAGGTCGGCATCGAGAACGTGCGCGCCCACAACACCGCGCTCGCCGCCCGCTTCCGTGAAGGGCTCGTGCGCCTCGGCCACAGCCCGGTGCCCGGCGAGTCCCCGATCGTCAGCACCGCGGGACTCACCGACAAGCTCGACGCGCTGACGGCGGAGGACATCGTCGTCTCCGTCCGCGCGGGCAACCTGCGAGCGTCGTTCCACCTCTACAACTCGACCGCCGACGTGGACCGGGTGCTGGACGTGCTCGCCGGCTGA